The window GATAGACATTCACACTGAAGATACAGTTGAACAATGAATTTGAAATGAATGACTTTGGAAgtagttaatatatatatatttttttttccatggACATCAAGAGAGATTGATAAGTTAGGAAGCTATCGTTGACACATAAACTTATTCGGCAAAGCCTAGAGGTTTATCCTGAAAGATGCTAAACCTGTGAATACTCCTCTTTTTGCACATTTCAAACTATCAACTGCTTAGTCATGAGCAAGATGAAGAGGGAAGATATATATGGTGGGAGTTCCATGTTCCAATATTGTTTCTATTACGTATGCAATGATCATATGGTGATTTAACAAAATATTAGTATGTAAACTTATGGTTTGTCCATGTAAAGCGCATTAATAAGCTGTGTAGCTGTGAAGTGCATTCTTTGATATTCGTGTGGAAGTTTAGATATATGTGTAAAGTTGGGGATAAATAGTAATACTTTTGTTGGTTTTATGGACTCTGATTATGCCAGAAATTTTGATAAAAAAGATCACTCACAGGCTATCAATTTTGTATTGGCAGTTGTGTTGGTTGCTGGAAGGCACCATTACAACATCTTGTAACATAATCTACTATGGTGATATATATATGGCTATGGCCGAGGCGATTAAAGAAGTTTTGTGGTTAAAGGGTTTGTTTGACGAGCTTAGTCCATGTCAGGTGTGATTACTGTTTATTGTGATTGAGTTGGGAACAGTTAAAATAAATACTTCAGTCTTCTGCTTTGTTTCTGAAAAAATTGTTGTTGAAATTTTTTCTGTTCTCTTGATATATCAATTCTATCAATTTTTAAAAGTAAAACTGCAAAGTGTTAATTATTAGTTATTTGCAGTTGTTCTGAGGCCTTTTAGCCACATTGTCCTTGTCTAATTTATCACTCATGGCCTGAAACCAATTAAAATCTGGAACAGATCATTTTGTCCTCATCACATACTGTGCCAACTTCAGTTCACTCACTTAAACAGTTATTCTGATATTTGCTGCAGGAGTTGGAGGCTATGCTTATTTGCTTGAACCACTTTGGTGGACAGGCATGATAACAAGTGAGTAGATCATGAGTTGTCTCCCTACCTTAAACCCCTTTCGGGGAAAGGAATGTATTGGTATTGTGTGGTTTGGATTTCGATTAAAATTTTGGATTTGGATATGCAGTGATCGTTGGGGAGGTGGCCAATTTTGTGGCTTATATATATGCTCCAGCAGTTCTGGTGACCCCTCTTGGTGTTTTGAGTATAATTATCAGGTATGATTTTGAAGTTTATGAACTGTTTGTAAGCTCTAATAATGAACCGTGAGTGGTGTTTGCAAAACTGACCTTGGTGAATTTTTGAGTAGTGCTGTTTTGGCACACTTCATGTTGAAAGAACGATTGCAAAGATTAGGTGTACTAGGATGCGTTTCATGCATAGTAGGCTCAGTGGTTATTGTTATCCATGCACCTCAGGAGCATATGCCAGCTTCTTTGGAAGAAATCTGGATTTTGGCAACTCAACCAGGTTTGAATTTTGTGTTTTTAACATACATGCTGTTCTGTTTATCATGCCATAGGTTAGAGAAACCTCATCGTACTTGTAGAAGTTGTTACTGATTTCCTCCTTACTGCCTCTTTCTGCAGCATTTTTGGTTTATGTAGCTGCAACTTTGTCGATGGTGCTAGCTTTGATTTTGTATTTTGAGCCTCTCTATGGGCAGACAAATATATTGGTTTATTTGGGAATCTGTTCCTTAATGGGTTCATTCacggtaatttttttttccttctaagCTACTATTCTTAGCTGCAATCTGGACACCAAACTGTTTCTGGATTATGATGCGTTTTGCACATATCAACAGCTTGCTACCTTGTCCAGAGATTGGTTGCTGTAGTTTTTTCATGGTCTTTTGCAGATTGTCAGCATAAAGGCTATTGGAATTGCAATAAAACTTACTTTGGAAGGAATTAGTCAAGTTGCTTATCCTCAGACATGGTTTTTTCTTACTGTTGCAGTGATATGCGTCATCACACAGCTGAATTACCTTAATAAGGTAATACTTTATCTATAGAGCGGAATGGATACAAGGGATTCGAGAAGCCGACCCCAACTAATTTGTGATTGATTCGTTCCTAATTGATGTAGTCTTATCAACCTAGCAAATCTTTACTTGGCCATATCCGAGAGTAGTTT is drawn from Lycium barbarum isolate Lr01 chromosome 8, ASM1917538v2, whole genome shotgun sequence and contains these coding sequences:
- the LOC132606620 gene encoding probable magnesium transporter NIPA6 isoform X2, whose product is MSGVGGYAYLLEPLWWTGMITMIVGEVANFVAYIYAPAVLVTPLGVLSIIISAVLAHFMLKERLQRLGVLGCVSCIVGSVVIVIHAPQEHMPASLEEIWILATQPAFLVYVAATLSMVLALILYFEPLYGQTNILVYLGICSLMGSFTIVSIKAIGIAIKLTLEGISQVAYPQTWFFLTVAVICVITQLNYLNKALDTFNTAIVSPIYYVMFTTMTIVASAIMFKDWAGQSASDIVSEICGFITVLSGTIMLHVTREQEPVTAPGTVTWYDGEHIKSIEDGHYILLHDSEYLDSYSVLAKN
- the LOC132606620 gene encoding probable magnesium transporter NIPA6 isoform X1 — encoded protein: MTISDNSRGLILAISSSLFIGTSFILKKKGLKRAAAAGNRAGVGGYAYLLEPLWWTGMITMIVGEVANFVAYIYAPAVLVTPLGVLSIIISAVLAHFMLKERLQRLGVLGCVSCIVGSVVIVIHAPQEHMPASLEEIWILATQPAFLVYVAATLSMVLALILYFEPLYGQTNILVYLGICSLMGSFTIVSIKAIGIAIKLTLEGISQVAYPQTWFFLTVAVICVITQLNYLNKALDTFNTAIVSPIYYVMFTTMTIVASAIMFKDWAGQSASDIVSEICGFITVLSGTIMLHVTREQEPVTAPGTVTWYDGEHIKSIEDGHYILLHDSEYLDSYSVLAKN